A window of Nonomuraea angiospora genomic DNA:
CGGATATGTCCTATTTGGTGATCGCGCCGAAGAGGCCTGGGGCAGCACGAAAAACCCCACCTCGCGGTGGGGTGGGTACCTGAGAAAGGCGGCCGGAGGCTCGACGCGAAAAGCGCCGGCGAGGCCGTGGATCGCCTTCCCGCACGAAGGCGTGCGGGAACGCTGAGAGAGGTTCTGAAGGGGTCAGGCCGTCTTGCGCGTCTTGCGCTTGGCGGGGGCCTTCTCCTCGTCCTTGGACTTGGCGGCGGCCTTCTTGGGCTTGGCGGCCCCGCCCTCCCGCTCCCGCTTCGCGGCCTCCACGCTGGCGCGCAGCGCGGCCATGAGGTCGACCGCCGGTCCGGCCTCCTCTTCCTCCCGAGCCGGGACGACCTCCTTGCCGGCCACCTTCGCCTCGATCACCTGCTGCAGCGCCTCGCGGTACGTGTCGTGGTACTCGCCCGGGTCGAAGTCCGACTCCATGGTGCTGATCAGCGACTCGGCCATCTGGAGCTCCTGAGGCCGTACCTCGATGTCCTCCTCGAGGAAGCCGAAGTCCGGCGTGCGGATCTCGTCGGGCCAGAGCATGGTCTCCAGGACGAAGACGCCGTCCCGTACCCGCAGCGTGGCCAGGGACTCGCGCTGGCGCAGCGCCACCTTGACCACCGCCACCTGGCCCGAGCTCTCCAGGGCGTTGCGCAGCAGCACGTACGGCTTCGCCCCCTGCGCGTCGGGCTCCAGGTAGTACGACTTGGCGAAGTAGATCGGGTCGATCTGCTCGGCCGGGGCGAACTGCAGGACGTCGATCCTGCGGGACGTGCTCAGCGGCAGATCCTCGAAGTCCTCGTCGGTGAGCACGACGATCTCGCCCGTCGCCAGCTCGTAGCCCTTCGCGATGTCGGAGTACGGCACCTCTTCGCCGTCCAGCGTGCACACGCGCTTGTAGCGGATCCGGCCGCCGTCCTCGCGATGGACCTGGTGGAACGTCACGTCCTTCTGCTCGGTGGCGGAGTAGAGCTTGACGGGGATCGTGACCAGGCCAAAGGAGATCGCACCCTTCCAGATGCTGCGCATGGTCACTCCTCAGCTCTCAATCGTTCGCCAACGGGCACATACCCGTCATGGGGCAACCAATGCCATACCCGGTCGAACCGATGCTGGCCGTACCTGGGGAACTACCCTCCGATCGCGAGAGGTACGGACTGGAGGTCAAGTGGGACGGCATCCGCGCCGTCGTCCATCTTGACGGCGGGCTGAGGGTGACGGGGCGGCACGGAGTCGAATACACGCGGAGGTATCCGGAAATATCTGGTTTCGGGATCAAGAACGCGATCATCGACGGCGAGGTCGTCGCGCTCGACAAGCGGGGCAGGCCCAGCTTCGTACGGTTGCAGCACAGGATGCACCTGACCGATCCCGAGCCGGTCATGCTGGAGCTGTACCCCGTCACGTACATGCCGTTCGACCTGCTCTATCTCGACGGCACCCCGCTGTTCGACCTGCCCTACCGCGACCGGCGGGCGCTGCTCGACGAGCTGGACGTCGGCGCGCCCCCGTACTTCCCCGGCGACTCCGACCTGCTCACGGCCACGTCCGAGCAGGGCCTGGAAGGCGTGGTCGCCAAGCGGCTGGACTCGCCCTACCGGCCGGGCACCCGGTCCCCGTGGTGGATCAAGGTGAAGCACCTGCGCACCAGAGAGGTCGTGATCGGCGGCTGGAAGCCCGGCAAGGGGCGGCGGGCTGGCGGGATCGGCTCGCTGGTGATGGGGATGTTCACCGATCGAGGGCTCGCGTACGTGGGGCACGTCGGGACCGGGTTCACCGACACCGTGCTCGACGAGCTCCACCGGCGGATGCGGCCGCTGGAGGTCACGCACAGCCCGTTCAGCAACGCGGTCCCGTGGCGAAATCGGTGGGTTAGGCCGGATCTCGTCGGGGAGGTGGCCTACACGATGTGGACCGACGAGCAGCGGCTGCGCCACCCCGTGTGGCGCGGCCTGCGCCCCGACAAGCTCCCCTCGGAGGTGACGCTGTGAACAGCCCGGCGAAGGTGCCGGTAAAGGTCGACGGGCGAGCGCTGACGCTGAGCAACCTGGAGAAGGTCCTCTACCCCGAGTACGGCTTCACCAAGGCCGAGGTCATCGACTACTACAGCCGCGTGGCCCCCGTGCTCCTCCCCCACCTCCGGGGCAGGCCCCTGACCGTCAAGCGCTACCCGAACGGCGTCGACGGCCAGTCCTTCTTCGAGAAGAACGCCCCCGACCACACCCCGGACTGGGTCAGGCGGGTCAAGCTCCCCGTCCCCGGCAGCACCAAGAACCGCGAGGCCATCGACTTCGCCGTCATCGAGGACCTGCCCACGCTCGTCTACTACGCCAACCTGGCCGCGCTGGAGCTGCACGTACCCCAGTGGCGCGTCGACGAGGACGGCGAGGCGCTGCCGCCCGACACGCTCGTGTTCGACCTCGATCCCGGCCCGCCCGCGACCATCGTCGAGTGCTGCCGCGTGGCCCTCAGGCTGCGCGAGGTGCTGGCGGCCGACGGGCTCACCGCCCTGCCGAAGACCAGCGGGAACAAGGGCATGCAGCTGTACGCCGACTGGGACTGCCGCGAGGAGCCCTCCGCGTACGCCAAGAGGCTGGCCCGGCTCCTGGAGAAGGAGCAGCCCGGGCAGGTCGTCAGCGTGATGACGAAGAAGGCCAGGCCCGGCAAGGTGTTCATCGACTGGAGCCAGAACAACCCGGCCAAGACCACCGTGGCGCCCTACTCGCTGCGGGCCAGGGAGCTGCCGACCGTCTCGACACCGCTGAGGTGGACGGAGGTCGAGGGCTGCGAACGGCCCGAGGAGCTGGTGTTCACGGCGGCCGACGTACTCGCCAGAGTGGAGAAACGCGGCGACCTTTTCGGCCGGGCGTAGGCTGGGTCCGTCCACACCAAGAGGGGGACCAGAAGATGTCGGAGATGGACACACGCGGGGACGAGCTCTCCTACGACCCGGAGGAGCCAGAGCTGTCGATCGAGACGCCCGAGGCGGACGCCGCGGAGCAGCATTTCGAGATCCGCCAGAGCGCCGGGAGACAGCGCCGCGAGCTGCCGCTCGACGTCGACCCCGCCGACGCGGCCGACCAGGACCGAGTGGTGGATCTCGACGACGACGAATATCGCTGAGCACGGCTGCGCGACGACCGGTCGGCCTCGCGGAGTGAGGCGATGAACAAATGAACAAGTGCCCAACCCGCACGTAGGATGTCCGCACAGCCCGCTGAGAGACCTATGGAGACCCGCGTGACCGCAACCCCGGACGCGAAGCCCCGGGGCACCCGGCTGCCCCGACTCGCCCGCCGCCGGCAGCTGCTGAGCGCCGCGCAGGAAGTGTTCGTGGAGAACGGCTATCACGCGGCCGCCATGGACGAGATCGCCGATCGGGCGGGCGTCAGCAAGCCGGT
This region includes:
- the ligD gene encoding non-homologous end-joining DNA ligase, producing MPYPVEPMLAVPGELPSDRERYGLEVKWDGIRAVVHLDGGLRVTGRHGVEYTRRYPEISGFGIKNAIIDGEVVALDKRGRPSFVRLQHRMHLTDPEPVMLELYPVTYMPFDLLYLDGTPLFDLPYRDRRALLDELDVGAPPYFPGDSDLLTATSEQGLEGVVAKRLDSPYRPGTRSPWWIKVKHLRTREVVIGGWKPGKGRRAGGIGSLVMGMFTDRGLAYVGHVGTGFTDTVLDELHRRMRPLEVTHSPFSNAVPWRNRWVRPDLVGEVAYTMWTDEQRLRHPVWRGLRPDKLPSEVTL
- a CDS encoding non-homologous end joining protein Ku — encoded protein: MRSIWKGAISFGLVTIPVKLYSATEQKDVTFHQVHREDGGRIRYKRVCTLDGEEVPYSDIAKGYELATGEIVVLTDEDFEDLPLSTSRRIDVLQFAPAEQIDPIYFAKSYYLEPDAQGAKPYVLLRNALESSGQVAVVKVALRQRESLATLRVRDGVFVLETMLWPDEIRTPDFGFLEEDIEVRPQELQMAESLISTMESDFDPGEYHDTYREALQQVIEAKVAGKEVVPAREEEEAGPAVDLMAALRASVEAAKREREGGAAKPKKAAAKSKDEEKAPAKRKTRKTA
- the ligD gene encoding non-homologous end-joining DNA ligase, giving the protein MNSPAKVPVKVDGRALTLSNLEKVLYPEYGFTKAEVIDYYSRVAPVLLPHLRGRPLTVKRYPNGVDGQSFFEKNAPDHTPDWVRRVKLPVPGSTKNREAIDFAVIEDLPTLVYYANLAALELHVPQWRVDEDGEALPPDTLVFDLDPGPPATIVECCRVALRLREVLAADGLTALPKTSGNKGMQLYADWDCREEPSAYAKRLARLLEKEQPGQVVSVMTKKARPGKVFIDWSQNNPAKTTVAPYSLRARELPTVSTPLRWTEVEGCERPEELVFTAADVLARVEKRGDLFGRA